The following are encoded together in the Panicum virgatum strain AP13 chromosome 6K, P.virgatum_v5, whole genome shotgun sequence genome:
- the LOC120711346 gene encoding histone H3.3-like, producing MARTKATARKSTGGKIPRKQLAAACKTAPVTGGVKKPRRDHPGTVALREIRKYQKGAELLIRKMPFQRLVREIAQFHKSDLRFQSHAVLALQEAAEAYLAGLFEDTNLCAIHAKRVTIMPKDVHLATRIRGERHC from the exons ATGGCTCGCACTAAGGCCACGGCTCGCAAGTCAACTGGAGGAAAGATCCCTAGGAAGCAACTC GCTGCCGCCTGTAAGACAGCTCCGGTAACCGGAGGCGTCAAGAAGCCTCGCCGTGACCACCCTGGGACGGTAGCTCTTCG TGAAATTCGCAAGTACCAAAAGGGCGCTGAGCTGCTCATTAGAAAGATGCCCTTCCAGAGGCTGGTCAGGGAGATTGCCCAGTTCCACAAG AGTGACTTGCGCTTCCAGAGCCATGCAGTGCTTGCTTTGCAAGAGGCAGCAGAAGCATATCTCGCGGGGCTCTTTGAGGACACCAACTTATGTGCCATCCATGCCAAGCGGGTGACGATCATGCCCAAAGATGTTCATCTGGCTACGAGGATCCGTGGCGAGAGACACTGCTGA